One window from the genome of Thermus sediminis encodes:
- a CDS encoding DUF3234 domain-containing protein yields the protein MEGDLSGVWYVLEGEPGEHLVVEALGRRLSGVWTDRALAEGFLAFHPELSMRVSPLETRALKEAFLRALGMLQVEAVLVDYQPGAHRARLVGLEDLLEEVRRA from the coding sequence GTGGAAGGGGATCTGTCTGGGGTCTGGTACGTGCTGGAAGGGGAGCCTGGGGAGCACCTGGTGGTGGAGGCCTTGGGGAGGCGGCTTTCCGGGGTGTGGACGGATAGGGCCCTGGCGGAGGGGTTTTTGGCCTTCCACCCGGAGCTCTCTATGCGGGTAAGCCCCCTGGAGACCCGGGCCCTAAAGGAGGCCTTTTTAAGGGCTTTGGGTATGCTCCAGGTGGAGGCGGTCCTGGTGGACTACCAGCCCGGGGCCCACCGGGCCCGCCTGGTGGGGTTGGAAGACCTTTTAGAGGAGGTGCGGCGTGCGTAG
- the infC gene encoding translation initiation factor IF-3 — MKEYLTNERIRAKQVRVIGADGQQLGIMDTREALQLAWEQDLDLVLVGPTADPPVARIMNYSKWRYEQQVAEKEARKKAKRTEVKSIKFRVKIDDHDYQTKLNHIRRFLDEGHKVKVTIMFRGREVSHPELGQRLLERVAEDLEGMAVVEMKPELLGRDMNMLLAPAKVSA; from the coding sequence ATAAAGGAGTACCTGACCAACGAACGCATCCGCGCGAAGCAGGTGAGGGTGATCGGTGCCGATGGGCAGCAGCTGGGCATCATGGACACCCGGGAGGCCCTGCAACTGGCCTGGGAGCAGGATTTAGACCTGGTTCTGGTAGGCCCCACCGCCGACCCGCCGGTGGCCCGCATCATGAACTACTCCAAGTGGCGCTACGAGCAACAGGTGGCGGAGAAGGAGGCCCGGAAGAAGGCCAAGCGCACCGAGGTCAAGTCCATCAAGTTCCGGGTCAAGATCGACGACCACGACTATCAGACCAAGCTGAACCATATCCGGCGCTTCTTGGATGAGGGCCACAAGGTCAAGGTCACCATCATGTTCCGGGGGCGGGAGGTGAGCCACCCCGAGCTGGGCCAGCGCCTCTTGGAAAGGGTGGCCGAGGACCTCGAGGGGATGGCCGTGGTGGAGATGAAACCCGAGCTCTTGGGCCGGGACATGAACATGCTCCTGGCCCCGGCCAAGGTCTCGGCGTAG
- a CDS encoding TlyA family RNA methyltransferase: MRLDRYLVEKGLVESREKAKRLIEEGLVKVSGKVVRKPAHPVPEGAEVELWEEPRYVGRGAYKLLGALEAFSLAVAGKVAADLGAGTGGFTQVLLERGARRVYAVDVGRGQLHPSLREDPRVVALEEEDARTVELPERVDLLVMDLAFISATRVLPKALELLKEGGEALVLVKPQYELWPGAHRGVVREEALRREALRRVRGKAEALGFGVLGEAESPLPGKEGNREYWLWLKAP, translated from the coding sequence GTGCGCCTGGACCGCTACCTGGTGGAGAAGGGCTTGGTGGAAAGCCGGGAGAAGGCCAAGCGCCTCATAGAGGAGGGCCTGGTCAAGGTCTCCGGCAAGGTGGTGCGGAAGCCCGCCCACCCTGTGCCCGAGGGGGCGGAGGTGGAGCTTTGGGAGGAGCCCCGCTATGTGGGCCGGGGAGCCTACAAGCTCCTGGGGGCCCTGGAGGCCTTCTCCTTGGCGGTGGCGGGGAAGGTGGCCGCCGACCTGGGGGCGGGCACCGGGGGCTTCACCCAGGTCCTCCTAGAGAGAGGGGCCAGGCGGGTCTACGCGGTGGACGTGGGGAGAGGCCAGCTCCACCCTAGCCTAAGGGAGGACCCCAGGGTGGTGGCCTTGGAGGAAGAGGACGCCCGCACCGTGGAGCTCCCAGAGAGGGTGGACCTCCTGGTCATGGACCTGGCCTTCATCTCCGCCACCCGGGTCCTGCCCAAGGCCCTGGAGCTCCTCAAAGAAGGGGGCGAGGCCCTGGTCCTGGTGAAGCCCCAGTACGAGCTCTGGCCGGGGGCCCACCGGGGAGTCGTGCGGGAGGAGGCCTTGCGGCGGGAGGCCCTGAGGCGGGTGAGGGGGAAGGCGGAGGCGCTGGGCTTCGGGGTCCTGGGGGAGGCGGAAAGCCCCCTCCCGGGCAAGGAGGGGAACCGGGAGTACTGGCTCTGGCTCAAGGCCCCCTGA
- a CDS encoding glutamine--tRNA ligase/YqeY domain fusion protein, producing MGLVPECFITEIVERDLREGKYERLKTRFPPEPNGYLHIGHARSIVLNFGLARDFGGECYLRMDDTNPETEKEEYARAILEDVKWLGFEPDGIYYASDYFERMYACALALIEEGKAYVDDLPEEEMSALRAEGKPSPYRERSVEENLELFLRMTQGEFPTGSRVLRAKIDPTHPNFKLRDPVLYRIVHAPHYHVGDRWVVYPMYDYAHPLEDFIEGITHSLCTLEFENNRAIYDWVMENVKGKCGFPLAPRPYQYEFARLDLTHTVLSKRKLIRLVEGGYVSGWDDPRLPTLRALRRRGIRPEAILEFVRRTGISRNEARIEMELLEEVVRDDLNPVAPRVLGVLDPLEVVLTNYQGEEWIEAPYWPRDIPKEGSRPLPFSGRIYIERSDFSLNPPKGWKRFAPGQRVRLRHAYVIELEEVVEEGGEVRLLKARVVPGTLGANPEDGGKPKGVIHWVSANHALPTEFRLYGRLFLTEDPEEGGDFLKNLNPKALEVRRGFIEPSVAKDPKDTRYQLERLGYFWQDPLDSSPEALVLNRIVPLKEGYRADLVSAP from the coding sequence ATGGGCCTCGTTCCCGAGTGCTTCATCACCGAGATCGTGGAGAGGGACCTCCGGGAGGGGAAGTACGAGAGGCTCAAGACCCGCTTCCCCCCTGAGCCCAACGGCTACCTCCACATCGGCCACGCCCGGAGCATCGTCCTCAACTTCGGCCTGGCCAGGGACTTCGGCGGGGAGTGCTACCTGCGCATGGACGACACCAACCCGGAGACGGAGAAGGAGGAGTACGCCCGGGCCATCCTGGAGGACGTGAAGTGGCTAGGCTTTGAGCCGGACGGGATCTATTACGCCTCCGACTACTTTGAGAGGATGTACGCCTGCGCCCTGGCCCTCATAGAGGAGGGCAAGGCCTACGTGGACGACCTGCCCGAGGAGGAGATGAGCGCCCTAAGGGCCGAGGGGAAGCCGAGCCCTTACCGCGAGAGGAGCGTGGAGGAGAACCTGGAGCTCTTCCTCCGCATGACCCAAGGGGAGTTCCCCACGGGAAGCCGGGTCTTAAGGGCCAAGATTGACCCCACCCACCCCAACTTCAAGCTCCGGGACCCCGTCCTCTACCGCATCGTCCACGCCCCCCACTACCACGTGGGCGACCGCTGGGTGGTCTACCCCATGTACGACTACGCCCACCCCCTGGAGGACTTCATAGAGGGCATCACCCACTCCCTCTGCACCCTGGAGTTTGAGAACAACCGGGCCATCTACGACTGGGTCATGGAGAACGTGAAGGGGAAGTGCGGCTTTCCCCTCGCCCCCAGGCCCTACCAGTACGAGTTCGCCAGGCTGGACCTCACCCACACCGTCCTCTCCAAGCGGAAGCTCATCCGGCTGGTGGAAGGGGGGTACGTCTCCGGCTGGGATGACCCCCGCCTCCCCACCCTGAGGGCCCTGAGAAGGCGCGGGATTAGGCCCGAGGCCATCCTCGAGTTCGTGCGCCGGACGGGGATCTCCCGGAACGAGGCCCGGATTGAGATGGAGCTCCTGGAAGAGGTGGTCCGGGACGACCTGAACCCCGTGGCCCCCAGGGTCCTGGGGGTCCTGGACCCCCTGGAGGTGGTCCTCACCAACTACCAGGGGGAGGAGTGGATAGAGGCCCCCTACTGGCCCCGGGACATCCCCAAGGAAGGAAGCCGCCCCCTCCCCTTCTCGGGGAGGATTTACATAGAGCGCTCGGACTTTAGCCTCAACCCCCCCAAGGGCTGGAAGCGCTTCGCCCCTGGGCAGAGGGTGCGCCTAAGGCACGCCTACGTCATCGAGCTGGAGGAGGTGGTGGAGGAGGGGGGGGAGGTGAGGCTCTTGAAGGCCCGGGTGGTCCCCGGGACCCTGGGGGCCAACCCCGAGGACGGGGGGAAGCCCAAAGGGGTGATCCACTGGGTCTCCGCCAACCACGCCCTCCCCACGGAGTTCCGCCTCTACGGCCGCCTCTTCCTCACGGAGGACCCCGAGGAGGGCGGGGACTTCCTCAAGAACCTGAACCCCAAGGCCCTCGAGGTCAGGCGGGGCTTCATAGAGCCCAGCGTGGCCAAGGACCCCAAGGACACCCGCTACCAGTTGGAGCGCCTGGGCTACTTCTGGCAGGACCCCCTGGACTCTAGCCCGGAGGCCCTAGTCCTGAACCGCATCGTCCCCCTCAAGGAGGGGTACCGGGCCGACTTGGTGTCCGCGCCTTGA
- a CDS encoding enoyl-CoA hydratase/isomerase family protein translates to MVQVEGGRVATLFMNDPERRNPLSPEMVEGILTALEGLEADPEVRALVLAGRGPAFSAGADLAFLERVTEQGAEENYRHSLSLMGLFRRLYTFPKPTVAAVSGPAVAGGAGLALACDLVVMDEEARLGFTEVRIGFVAALVSVLLTRAAGEKVAKDLLLTGRLIGAEEAKALGLVNRIAPKGRALEEAQALAAEVAGNAPTSLRLTKELLSALPGMGLEEGFRLAALANAWVRETGDLKEGIRAFFEKRKPRF, encoded by the coding sequence ATGGTCCAGGTAGAAGGAGGCCGGGTAGCCACGCTCTTTATGAACGACCCCGAAAGGCGCAACCCCCTGTCCCCAGAAATGGTGGAAGGGATTCTGACCGCCCTAGAGGGGCTGGAGGCCGACCCGGAGGTAAGGGCCCTAGTCCTCGCCGGCCGGGGCCCGGCCTTCAGCGCCGGGGCGGACCTGGCCTTTTTGGAGAGGGTCACGGAACAGGGGGCGGAGGAGAACTACCGCCACTCCCTCTCCCTCATGGGCCTATTCCGCCGCCTCTACACCTTCCCCAAGCCCACGGTGGCCGCGGTGAGCGGCCCGGCGGTGGCCGGAGGGGCGGGGCTCGCCTTGGCCTGCGACCTGGTGGTGATGGACGAGGAGGCCAGGCTGGGCTTCACCGAGGTGAGGATCGGCTTCGTGGCTGCTTTGGTCTCCGTCCTCCTCACCCGGGCCGCAGGGGAGAAGGTGGCCAAGGACCTCCTCCTCACGGGAAGGCTCATAGGGGCCGAAGAGGCCAAGGCCCTGGGCCTCGTCAACCGCATCGCCCCCAAGGGGCGCGCTCTGGAGGAGGCCCAAGCCTTGGCGGCGGAGGTGGCGGGGAACGCCCCCACCTCCTTGCGCCTCACCAAGGAACTCCTTTCGGCCCTGCCGGGCATGGGCCTCGAGGAGGGCTTCCGCCTGGCCGCCCTGGCCAACGCCTGGGTGCGGGAGACAGGGGACCTCAAGGAGGGGATAAGGGCCTTCTTTGAGAAGCGCAAGCCCAGGTTCTAA